One genomic region from Prunus persica cultivar Lovell chromosome G3, Prunus_persica_NCBIv2, whole genome shotgun sequence encodes:
- the LOC18781605 gene encoding phenolic glucoside malonyltransferase 2, producing MADLNSVRVIEVCKVAPQPSSPEDYSVTPDALPLTLFDLLWLRFAPVQRLFFYQISNSFETTTLVSKLKASLSIALQHFRPLAGNITWPQHSPKPVLTYVQGDAVSLTIAESHADFHHLSNRSNFVEAKEYHPLVSQLPISHEKAAAVAFQVTVFPNGNGFSIGTSMHHAILDGKSSTMFVKSWAHICRHLGVDPSGTALPDQLKPFFDRRVVQDPAGLEPIFLNQLQNLDGPNNRSLMVTQFKSPPADAVRGIFVITRPEIEAMKQWASTKMAEMIKNEKQSDHHPHLSTFSVTCAYTWVCLAKAEEKQSDKPVLMAFSLDCRSRFDPPLPANYFGNCIAGRAVVADRKGVLGEDGLTVAVNEISEAIKSADSDGILNGAETWVPKLYTAVSSEERFMGVAGSPRFGIYDTDFGWGRPSKVEVVSIEVTGAMSLAESRDGIAGDVEVGLVLEKHHMQAFASVFAKGLQDL from the coding sequence ATGGCAGACCTAAACTCAGTCAGAGTGATTGAGGTTTGCAAGGTTGCTCCACAGCCAAGCTCACCAGAAGATTACTCAGTCACACCTGACGCCCTTCCTCTAACCTTGTTTGATTTACTCTGGCTCAGATTTGCACCCGTCCAACGCCTTTTCTTCTATCAAATCTCAAACTCCTTTGAAACCACCACACTAGTTTCAAAACTCAAAGCCTCGCTCTCCATCGCCCTCCAACACTTCCGACCTCTAGCAGGAAACATCACTTGGCCCCAACACTCCCCAAAACCAGTTCTCACTTATGTCCAAGGGGACGCCGTTTCGCTCACCATTGCCGAGTCTCATGCTGATTTCCATCACCTTTCAAATCGTAGCAACTTTGTTGAGGCCAAAGAGTACCATCCTCTCGTATCCCAATTGCCAATATCTCACGAAAAGGCCGCAGCCGTGGCGTTCCAAGTCACCGTCTTCCCCAACGGCAACGGCTTCTCCATTGGAACATCCATGCACCATGCCATCCTAGACGGCAAGTCTTCAACCATGTTTGTGAAATCATGGGCTCACATTTGCAGACATCTTGGTGTTGATCCATCTGGTACAGCTCTACCAGATCAGCTGAAACCATTTTTTGACAGAAGGGTGGTCCAAGACCCGGCCGGGCTCGAACCAATCTTCTTGAACCAGCTTCAGAATCTGGACGGACCCAACAACAGGAGCTTGATGGTTACCCAGTTTAAATCTCCACCAGCAGACGCGGTTCGTGGCATCTTTGTAATCACACGACCGGAAATAGAAGCAATGAAGCAATGGGCTTCGACCAAAATGGCAGAGATGATCAAGAATGAAAAACAATCTGATCATCATCCTCATTTGTCAACATTTTCGGTAACATGTGCTTATACATGGGTTTGCTTAGCCAAGGCAGAGGAAAAGCAGAGCGATAAGCCAGTTTTGATGGCCTTCAGTCTGGACTGCAGGTCTCGTTTTGACCCTCCCCTACCTGCAAACTACTTTGGGAACTGCATAGCGGGCCGTGCAGTAGTTGCAGATAGAAAAGGGGTTCTAGGAGAAGATGGGTTGACTGTGGCGGTCAACGAAATCAGTGAAGCTATAAAAAGCGCGGACAGTGATGGGATTTTGAATGGGGCAGAGACTTGGGTTCCAAAACTTTACACTGCTGTGAGCAGTGAAGAGAGATTTATGGGTGTTGCTGGTTCACCAAGGTTTGGGATTTATGATACAGATTTTGGATGGGGAAGGCCAAGCAAGGTGGAGGTGGTTTCGATCGAAGTGACAGGAGCAATGTCCCTGGCAGAGTCTAGGGATGGTATTGCTGGAGATGTTgaggttggtttggttttggaaaAACATCATATGCAAGCTTTTGCTTCTGTGTTTGCTAAAGGGCTTCAAGACCTTTGA
- the LOC18783867 gene encoding phenolic glucoside malonyltransferase 1 isoform X2 — MANPSSVKVVEVCRVAPPPPSSPGAFASPSSLPLTFFDIRWLRFGPVQRLYFYQMPTSSATPLFFDSVLIPRLKTSLSNTLQHFLPLAGNLTWPQDSQKPVLSYVQGDAISLTIAESNADFYHLSSGDLVEATEYHPLVPELGASHEQAAVVALQITVFPNCGFSIGTSMHHAILDGKTSTLFVKSWAHICKHDDQSNSVLPDQLKQLYDRRVIQDPAQLGVLYSNSYRNKDGPNNRSLMFWERKPPPGSIRGTFEFTRADIETLRQLLKAKLAEQKQEDIRSVHVSTFTLACAYTWVCIVKAEEINSDQTRLAFNVDCRSRLDPPISPNYFGNCIAGRTAVAETKALFGEDGLVVAVNAISEAIKSLEKGVLDGAENWVSRLFAVTSERMLTLAGSHRFGVYETDFGWGRPKKVEIVSIDRTRAISFSDAKTDAGVVDVGLVLDKHSMQVFASLFAKGLQNP, encoded by the coding sequence ATGGCAAACCCAAGCTCAGTTAAAGTAGTTGAAGTTTGCAGGGtggctcctcctcctccgtcCTCACCCGGGGCATTCGCTTCCCCGAGCTCCCTTCCCCTTACCTTCTTCGACATCCGTTGGTTAAGGTTTGGGCCGGTCCAGCGCCTTTATTTCTACCAAATGCCTACTTCCTCTGCAACACCACTCTTCTTTGATTCCGTACTTATCCCCAGACTCAAAACCTCACTCTCTAACACCCTCCAGCACTTTCTACCTCTAGCAGGAAACCTCACTTGGCCTCAAGACTCCCAAAAGCCCGTTCTTAGCTATGTCCAAGGCGACGCCATTTCACTCACGATAGCAGAGTCTAATGCTGACTTCTACCATCTTTCAAGTGGTGACTTAGTTGAAGCCACAGAGTACCATCCTCTTGTACCCGAGTTGGGAGCTTCTCATGAACAAGCTGCAGTGGTGGCATTGCAAATCACTGTCTTTCCCAACTGTGGCTTTTCCATTGGAACTTCCATGCACCACGCAATTCTAGATGGCAAGACTTCAACTTTGTTTGTGAAATCTTGGGCTCACATTTGCAAACATGATGATCAATCTAATTCAGTGCTACCTGATCAGCTGAAACAATTATATGACAGAAGGGTCATTCAAGATCCAGCTCAGCTCGGAGTACTCTACTCGAACTCCTATCGAAATAAGGACGGTCCCAACAATAGAAGCTTAATGTTTTGGGAGAGGAAACCCCCGCCGGGCTCTATCCGAGGCACCTTTGAATTCACAAGAGCAGATATAGAAACACTGAGGCAATTGTTAAAGGCTAAATTGGCAGAGCAGAAACAAGAAGATATTCGTTCAGTTCATGTGTCAACTTTCACTCTAGCTTGTGCCTATACATGGGTTTGCATAGTCAAGGCAGAGGAAATAAACAGTGACCAAACACGTCTGGCTTTTAACGTGGACTGCAGGTCTCGCTTGGATCCTCCTATATCTCCAAACTATTTTGGGAACTGCATAGCGGGACGTACAGCAGTTGCCGAAACAAAAGCCTTGTTTGGAGAAGATGGGTTGGTTGTGGCTGTGAACGCAATCAGTGAAGCTATAAAGAGTTTGGAGAAGGGGGTGTTGGATGGGGcagagaattgggtttcaaGGTTGTTTGCTGTGACTAGTGAGAGAATGCTTACGCTTGCCGGTTCACATCGGTTTGGTGTTTATGAGACTGATTTTGGATGGGGAAGACCAAAGAAGGTTGAGATTGTTTCCATAGATAGAACCAGAGCTATCTCCTTTTCAGATGCCAAGACTGATGCTGGGGTTGTTGATGTTGGGTTGGTCTTAGACAAACATAGCATGCAGGTTTTTGCTTCTCTATTTGCTAAAGGTCTTCAAAACCCTTGA
- the LOC18783867 gene encoding phenolic glucoside malonyltransferase 1 isoform X1, with translation MANPSSVKVVEVCRVAPPPPSSPGAFASPSSLPLTFFDIRWLRFGPVQRLYFYQMPTSSATPLFFDSVLIPRLKTSLSNTLQHFLPLAGNLTWPQDSQKPVLSYVQGDAISLTIAESNADFYHLSSGDLVEATEYHPLVPELGASHEQAAVVALQITVFPNCGFSIGTSMHHAILDGKTSTLFVKSWAHICKHDDQSNSVLPDQLKQLYDRRVIQDPAQLGVLYSNSYRNKDGPNNRSLMFWERKPPPGSIRGTFEFTRADIETLRQLLKAKLAEQKQEDIRSVHVSTFTLACAYTWVCIVKAEEINSDQTRLAFNVDCRSRLDPPISPNYFGNCIAGRTAVAETKALFGEDGLVVAVNAISEAIKSLEKGVLDGAENWVSRLFAVTSERMLTLAGSHRFGVSETNFGWGRPKKVEIVSIDRTRAISFSDAKTDAGVVNVGLVLDKHNMQVFASLFANIAFSSRKIQAISDDFDGKEEATRSLSYMGLLTQGR, from the exons ATGGCAAACCCAAGCTCAGTTAAAGTAGTTGAAGTTTGCAGGGtggctcctcctcctccgtcCTCACCCGGGGCATTCGCTTCCCCGAGCTCCCTTCCCCTTACCTTCTTCGACATCCGTTGGTTAAGGTTTGGGCCGGTCCAGCGCCTTTATTTCTACCAAATGCCTACTTCCTCTGCAACACCACTCTTCTTTGATTCCGTACTTATCCCCAGACTCAAAACCTCACTCTCTAACACCCTCCAGCACTTTCTACCTCTAGCAGGAAACCTCACTTGGCCTCAAGACTCCCAAAAGCCCGTTCTTAGCTATGTCCAAGGCGACGCCATTTCACTCACGATAGCAGAGTCTAATGCTGACTTCTACCATCTTTCAAGTGGTGACTTAGTTGAAGCCACAGAGTACCATCCTCTTGTACCCGAGTTGGGAGCTTCTCATGAACAAGCTGCAGTGGTGGCATTGCAAATCACTGTCTTTCCCAACTGTGGCTTTTCCATTGGAACTTCCATGCACCACGCAATTCTAGATGGCAAGACTTCAACTTTGTTTGTGAAATCTTGGGCTCACATTTGCAAACATGATGATCAATCTAATTCAGTGCTACCTGATCAGCTGAAACAATTATATGACAGAAGGGTCATTCAAGATCCAGCTCAGCTCGGAGTACTCTACTCGAACTCCTATCGAAATAAGGACGGTCCCAACAATAGAAGCTTAATGTTTTGGGAGAGGAAACCCCCGCCGGGCTCTATCCGAGGCACCTTTGAATTCACAAGAGCAGATATAGAAACACTGAGGCAATTGTTAAAGGCTAAATTGGCAGAGCAGAAACAAGAAGATATTCGTTCAGTTCATGTGTCAACTTTCACTCTAGCTTGTGCCTATACATGGGTTTGCATAGTCAAGGCAGAGGAAATAAACAGTGACCAAACACGTCTGGCTTTTAACGTGGACTGCAGGTCTCGCTTGGATCCTCCTATATCTCCAAACTATTTTGGGAACTGCATAGCGGGACGTACAGCAGTTGCCGAAACAAAAGCCTTGTTTGGAGAAGATGGGTTGGTTGTGGCTGTGAACGCAATCAGTGAAGCTATAAAGAGTTTGGAGAAGGGG GTGTTGGATGGGGcagagaattgggtttcaaGGTTGTTTGCTGTGACTAGTGAGAGAATGCTTACGCTTGCCGGTTCACATCGGTTTGGTGTTTCTGAGACTAATTTTGGATGGGGAAGACCAAAGAAGGTTGAGATCGTTTCCATAGATAGAACCAGAGCTATCTCCTTTTCAGATGCCAAGACTGATGCTGGGGTTGTTAATGTTGGGTTGGTCTTAGACAAACATAACATGCAGGTTTTTGCTTCTCTATTTGCTAACATCGCCTTTTCTTCTAGAAAGATTCAGGCAATCAGTGATGACTTTGATGGCAAAGAAGAAGCAACAAGATCACTCAGTTACATGGGTTTGCTCACTCAAGGCAGATGA
- the LOC18784206 gene encoding phenolic glucoside malonyltransferase 1: MANPSSVKVVEVCRVAPPPPPSPGAFSSPSSLPLTFFDIRWLRFGPVQRLYFYQMPTSSATPLFFDSVLITRLKTSLSNTLQHFLPLAGNLTWPQDSQKPVLSYVQGDAISLTIAESNADFYHLSSGDFVEATEYHPLVPELGASHEQAAVVALQITVFPNCGFSIGTSMHHAILDGKTSTLFVKSWAHICKHDDQSNSVLPDQLKQFYDRRVIQDPAQLGVLYSNSYRNKDGPNNRSLMFWERKPPPGSIRGTFEFTRADIETLRQLLKAKLAEQKQEDIRSVHVSTFTLACAYTWVCIVKAEEINSDQTRLAFNVDCRSRLDPPISPNYFGNCIAGRTAVAETKALFGEDGLVVAVNTISEAIKSLEKGVLDGAENWVSRLFAVTSERMLTLAGSYRFGVYETDFGWGRPKKVEIVSIDRTRAISFSDAKTDAGVVDVGLVLDKHSMQVFASLFAKGLQNP; the protein is encoded by the coding sequence ATGGCAAACCCTAGCTCAGTTAAAGTAGTTGAAGTTTGCAGGGtggctcctcctcctccaccctCACCCGGGGCATTCTCTTCCCCGAGCTCCCTTCCCCTTACCTTTTTCGATATCCGTTGGTTAAGGTTTGGGCCGGTCCAGCGCCTTTATTTCTACCAAATGCCTACTTCCTCTGCAACACCACTCTTCTTTGATTCCGTACTTATCACCAGACTCAAAACCTCACTCTCTAACACCCTCCAGCACTTTCTACCTCTAGCAGGAAACCTCACTTGGCCTCAAGACTCCCAAAAGCCCGTTCTTAGCTATGTCCAAGGCGACGCCATTTCACTCACGATAGCAGAGTCTAATGCTGACTTCTACCATCTTTCAAGTGGTGACTTCGTTGAAGCCACAGAGTACCATCCTCTTGTACCCGAGTTGGGAGCTTCTCATGAACAAGCTGCAGTGGTGGCATTGCAAATCACTGTCTTTCCCAACTGTGGCTTTTCCATTGGAACTTCCATGCACCACGCAATTCTAGATGGCAAGACTTCAACTTTGTTTGTGAAATCTTGGGCTCACATTTGCAAACATGATGATCAATCTAATTCAGTGCTACCTGATCAGCTGAAACAATTCTATGACAGAAGGGTCATTCAAGATCCAGCTCAGCTCGGAGTACTCTACTCGAACTCCTATCGAAATAAGGACGGTCCCAACAATAGAAGCTTAATGTTTTGGGAGAGGAAACCCCCACCGGGCTCTATCCGAGGCACCTTTGAATTCACAAGAGCAGATATAGAAACACTGAGGCAATTGTTAAAGGCTAAATTGGCAGAGCAGAAACAAGAAGATATTCGTTCAGTTCATGTGTCAACTTTCACTCTAGCTTGTGCCTATACATGGGTTTGCATAGTCAAGGCAGAGGAAATAAACAGTGACCAAACACGTCTGGCTTTTAACGTGGACTGCAGGTCTCGCTTGGATCCTCCTATATCTCCAAACTATTTTGGGAACTGCATAGCGGGACGTACAGCAGTTGCCGAAACAAAAGCCTTGTTTGGAGAAGATGGGTTGGTTGTGGCTGTGAACACAATCAGTGAAGCTATAAAGAGTTTGGAGAAGGGGGTGTTGGATGGGGcagagaattgggtttcaaGGTTGTTTGCTGTGACTAGTGAGAGAATGCTTACGCTTGCCGGTTCATATCGGTTTGGTGTTTATGAGACTGATTTTGGATGGGGAAGACCAAAGAAGGTTGAGATTGTTTCCATAGATAGAACCAGAGCTATCTCCTTTTCAGATGCCAAGACTGATGCTGGGGTTGTTGATGTTGGGTTGGTCTTAGACAAACATAGCATGCAGGTTTTTGCTTCTCTATTTGCTAAAGGTCTTCAAAACCCTTGA
- the LOC18782893 gene encoding phenolic glucoside malonyltransferase 1 — MAEPTSSVEVVEVCRVAPPPPPSPGAFASPSSLPLTFFDIRWLRFAPVQNLYFYQMPTSSTTPLFFDSILVPKLKASLSNTLQHFLPLAGNLTWPQDSQKPVLNYVQGDTVSLTIAESGAEFYHLSSGDFVEAREYHPLVPRLEASLEQAAVMALQITVFPNCGFSIGTSFNHAVLDGKSMTFFVKSWAHICKHDDQSNSVLPDELKQFYDRVIQDPAELGTIYSNDYRNKDGPDNRSLMFWEMKPPPDSIRGTFEFTRADTETLRQSFNAKMAEQKPVHVSTFTLACAYTWVCVVKAEDIKADKARLVFSMDCRSRLDPPIPANYFGNCVAGCMIVVETKGLLGEDGLVVAVNAISEAIERLKKGVLDGAETWVSRLFAVRSEERILSIAGSNLFGNYDTDFGWGRPKKFEIVSIDRNRAISLSDSKTGAGAIEVGLALDKHDMHVFASLFAKGLRNL; from the coding sequence ATGGCAGAACCAACAAGCTCGGTTGAAGTAGTTGAAGTTTGCAGGGtggctcctcctcctccaccctCACCCGGTGCATTCGCGTCCCCGAGCTCCCTTCCCCTTACCTTCTTCGACATCCGTTGGTTAAGATTTGCGCCGGTCCAGAACCTTTATTTCTACCAAATGCCTACTTCCTCTACAACACCGCTCTTCTTTGATTCCATACTTGTCCCAAAACTCAAAGCCTCACTCTCTAACACCCTCCAGCACTTTCTACCTTTGGCAGGAAATCTCACTTGGCCTCAAGACTCCCAAAAACCTGTCCTTAACTATGTCCAAGGCGACACCGTTTCGCTCACAATAGCAGAGTCTGGTGCTGAGTTCTACCATCTTTCAAGTGGTGACTTTGTTGAAGCCAGAGAGTACCATCCTCTTGTACCCCGATTGGAAGCGTCTCTTGAACAAGCTGCAGTGATGGCATTGCAAATCACTGTCTTTCCCAACTGTGGCTTTTCGATTGGAACTTCCTTTAACCATGCAGTCCTAGATGGCAAGAGTATGACTTTTTTTGTAAAATCATGGGCTCACATTTGCAAACATGATGATCAATCTAATTCAGTGCTACCTGATGAGCTGAAACAATTTTATGACAGAGTCATTCAGGATCCAGCTGAGCTTGGAACAATCTACTCGAACGACTATCGAAATAAGGACGGTCCCGACAATAGGAGCTTAATGTTTTGGGAGATGAAACCACCACCAGACTCAATCCGAGGCACCTTTGAATTCACACGAGCAGATACAGAAACACTGAGGCAATCGTTCAATGCTAAAATGGCAGAGCAGAAACCAGTTCATGTGTCAACTTTCACTCTAGCTTGTGCCTATACATGGGTTTGCGTAGTCAAAGCAGAGGACATAAAAGCTGACAAAGCACGTCTGGTCTTTAGCATGGACTGCAGGTCTCGCTTGGACCCTCCTATACCTGCAAACTATTTTGGAAACTGCGTAGCAGGATGTATGATAGTTGTCGAAACGAAAGGCTTGCTTGGAGAAGATGGGTTGGTTGTCGCCGTGAATGCAATTAGTGAAGCTATAGAAAGATTGAAGAAGGGGGTTTTGGATGGGGCAGAGACTTGGGTTTCAAGGTTGTTTGCTGTGAGAAGTGAGGAAAGAATACTCAGCATTGCTGGTTCAAATCTGTTCGGAAATTATGATACTGATTTTGGATGGGGAAGACCAAAGAAGTTTGAGATTGTTTCCATAGATAGAAACAGAGCTATCTCCCTTTCAGATTCCAAGACTGGTGCTGGGGCTATTGAAGTTGGGTTGGCTTTAGACAAACACGACATGCACGTTTTTGCTTCTCTATTTGCTAAAGGTCTTCGAAACCTTTGA